The following DNA comes from Cetobacterium sp. ZOR0034.
ATCTTTTCTTATTGATCAAAAAAATACAACAATATCTTTAGAAAAAACTTGTGGCTATACAATCAACTTCATCGGAGTTAAATCGCTACAAAAAAATATCTTTTTTGTAATCGGACCGTTTCTTTGGAAAGACCCTTTTTATGAAAAACAAAAAGATATATATAACTTAAAAAAGAACTCTCCAGCTGAATACAATTTTTATTCAAATTTAAAAAAAGTTAAAACTATTCCTACTGAAATTTTATTTCCACTAGTTTTCAATCTCATAAACTGTGAGTTTATGAATGTTGAAAAAAATATACACACTATCAATGACACTATAAAAAAAATTGAAAATAAATCAGAAAACTTTAAAATATCATCAGAAAATATAGAACTAACAAATGAAAGGTATCATATTGAAAATTTAAAATTGAAAGCAATTAAACTTGGTGATTGTGAAAAGGCATTAAAATATCATAAAGCTATGTCCTCTCTAAGTGAATTGAACCAACGGATACCTAGTAATGTTTTTAGAGCCTTTAAAAATGGACTATTCATATCTAGTGGAATTATTCGAAAAGCTGTTGAAGAAGCTGGTGTTCCTCCTACACTTATTCATGATTTATCATCTAAAATCTTTACTTGGATTGAAAACTCTTCAACCTTAGCAGAAGTAAAAAAAATTGATGAAGATATTATAAAAGAGTATTCAAAACTTTGTCTTTTTCATAATGAGAAGTATAACTCTTTTAGCTCCAATATCAAAAATGCACTGCTTTTTATAAATATAAATAAAGATAAATCCATTAGTCTAAACGAAGTTGCAGATTTCACATCACTAAATCCCGAATATCTTTCTAGATTATTTAAAAAAGAAGTTGGAATGAATTTCAAAGACTACCTTCAAGATATTAAAATTAAAGCTGCTATTGATTTTTTAGAAAATACTAATCTAAAAATTTCAGAAATCGCATTAAAACTTGATTATTGTAATGTTGAAAATTTTTCAAAATCCTTTAAAAAATCTACAGGAGTTACACCTGCTAAATTTCGGAAAAACTCGAATATAAAATAACTAAAAAAGAGATTCTACAATTTTAAACTGTAGAATCTCTTTTACTTTTATCTATTGCTAAACTCTAGCTTTATCTCATCTAAAAGTTTAGTATTTTTTAATAGTTTAACCCCTGTTACAGCTAGTGCTAAAACAGCCTCTTCCATTCCTTTATAAGCTCCATCCTCAACAGTACACTCTGCTAACTCTCTACTGTGACTGATTACATCTTTATAAAGAGGCATATACGGGTGTATTGTAGCGCAGACATGACTTACATCTCCTGCATCTGTCGACCCACTATCCTCAGAGTTCTCCATTTTTTCAACTCCAATATCTTTCAAGCTTTCTTCATAAACTTCCATTAAAGTCTTATTTGTTATTAAATCTAAGAAACTTGTTTCATAATTCTCTATTTCTAAAGTAGTTCCTGTTGAAACAGCAGCCCCATTAGCACAATTTAAAACTTTCTTTAAAAGTATATCTAACTCTTTCTTATTTCTTGATCTTACATAGAAGTTTGCTACTGCTAAATCTGGTATTATATTAGCAGCTTCTCCACCTTTTGTTATTATTCCGTGAACTCTATCGGTAGGCAGAATCTGCTGTCTCAATGCATTTATTGTATTAAATAGTGTTATAACTCCATCTAAAGCATTTATCCCAAGATGAGGTGCACCTGCAGCATGAGAAGTTTTTCCTCTAAATGTGAATTGTAAAGCTTCCATAGCTTGACTAGAACTACTTCTCAAATGAATATTTCCACTCGTTGGATGAACTATCATCGCTACATCAATATTATTGAAAGCTCCCTCTTTAACCATCTTAACTTTTGCTCCATCTGTTTCCTCAGCAGGTGTTCCTATTACTAAAACCTCTCCTCCATAGACATTCACAAACTCTCTCAAAAGTATTCCTGCGGCAACACTCGTAACTCCTAGTATATTGTGTCCACATCCATGCCCAATCTCTGGTAGAGCATCATATTCAGCTAAATAAGCTATTCTTGGACCAGGTTTCTTAGCAGCATAATTTGCCAAAAATGCGGTCTCTATTCCACAGTATCCTTTTTCAACAAAAAATCCATTTTTACTCAATA
Coding sequences within:
- a CDS encoding AraC family transcriptional regulator, with product MNILSNLCNMLGILTNTNITVFNKNGEKIIKYSSFQVIEDFFLTENNILEMKSFLIDQKNTTISLEKTCGYTINFIGVKSLQKNIFFVIGPFLWKDPFYEKQKDIYNLKKNSPAEYNFYSNLKKVKTIPTEILFPLVFNLINCEFMNVEKNIHTINDTIKKIENKSENFKISSENIELTNERYHIENLKLKAIKLGDCEKALKYHKAMSSLSELNQRIPSNVFRAFKNGLFISSGIIRKAVEEAGVPPTLIHDLSSKIFTWIENSSTLAEVKKIDEDIIKEYSKLCLFHNEKYNSFSSNIKNALLFININKDKSISLNEVADFTSLNPEYLSRLFKKEVGMNFKDYLQDIKIKAAIDFLENTNLKISEIALKLDYCNVENFSKSFKKSTGVTPAKFRKNSNIK
- a CDS encoding M20 family metallopeptidase is translated as MEKIIIDLKERYAKILDELKELNQFLFENPELGLKEVKARDKHCELLSKNGFFVEKGYCGIETAFLANYAAKKPGPRIAYLAEYDALPEIGHGCGHNILGVTSVAAGILLREFVNVYGGEVLVIGTPAEETDGAKVKMVKEGAFNNIDVAMIVHPTSGNIHLRSSSSQAMEALQFTFRGKTSHAAGAPHLGINALDGVITLFNTINALRQQILPTDRVHGIITKGGEAANIIPDLAVANFYVRSRNKKELDILLKKVLNCANGAAVSTGTTLEIENYETSFLDLITNKTLMEVYEESLKDIGVEKMENSEDSGSTDAGDVSHVCATIHPYMPLYKDVISHSRELAECTVEDGAYKGMEEAVLALAVTGVKLLKNTKLLDEIKLEFSNR